The following DNA comes from Vigna radiata var. radiata cultivar VC1973A chromosome 4, Vradiata_ver6, whole genome shotgun sequence.
AGTTCATTTATAAAACTAACATCACCACCAAATGTGCTATGGGTTTGATGTGAAATTGTGACATGCAATATGTTGATATTCTGTATTTGAATGGATAGACTTCTTAACCTTTTTATGCATATGATTTGAAATTGATAAGAGCACTTCTCAGTTGCATTTACTGTTATTCTGATTGATTTTTCTTCTAGATCTTGGTTCGTCATTTTGGGGAATGGCTTTGATACTTGCGTCCACAAATCTTCTCACCGCAAAAATTGCTGCTGGTTGCTTTATTGCTGCTCTGATTGTTGTGCTCTTTCTTGCAAAAAATGTAAGATTGATTATAGATGGAGAAGTTTTGTACCAATATATCAAAGCTATTTTTGTTCTGACTTCTCTCCCTTTTCATGTCTTGCTACACACTTTTATTCAAAAAGTGGACACTTCGAGGACTGTGTATTGGTGAGTGGTTTTGTGATCTTCGTCTTCTCAAATAGAATGTGAAAAAGTGGAAAGATGACATTGACAAGTCTCACattgacatttttcttcttaatcaattaatatcaggatttattgtttttattgctGTTATTTGGGTTCTGCAAGAGAAAACAACAGTCCATGTCCTTCGCTACGTTATTCTCTTTATTGGTATGTTCCTCTTCATCCATTTTCCAAAAATTATTTGAACTAAATAGACTACTAATTATGATTTACTTTTCAGGTGTCATGAACAGTTTGTTTTCAGTTTATGGTATACTTTCAAGCACTTTCTACATGGTTTATTTTACTTTGGATAATAAAATTTCTGCTACCACTTATATaacatgattaaaatttatgtgATGTAGATATTTACGATGATTTAATATCTCGAAGAGTCAACTCTAGTGACGCTGAAAAGTTTGCAGAAGTTTGTCCATGCCCTTGTAATGGTTTTGGCTGGGGAGTTATTTGGTGAGTTTGCTATTCCGAAGCACTCTTGAATGAAAGATAATCCTTTTATTTTGGACCAATATTTGCTGGTTTTATTAGGATTGAaatttggagttttttttttttttgtcatagtTAAAAAACTCTATTAAATAGAAGTTCTTTGCTTATAATGATTAAGATGATCATATAATAGCAGTGTAGCAATAGGGGTAAAGTACATGAATGTGCAGTTGACTCAATCGTAATATATGCTTTATCACTGGAGATAAACTGAATTTACGTCCAATATTTGTATTAGTTAGTAGTCATTAATCTTCCGTTCTGCGATGGATTCCACTTTCAGGGGGATGATATCATTTGCATTTCTTTGCGGATCTTTGTACCTTGGCTTGGTCATATTATCATGAGGTAAATATGAAGAGTTTAATTTAGTATGCTTTCAGTGTAAAGTTTTCTGCATGATCAATCTACTAGAAATTACTCAGATATGACTTTTAACTTAAGTATTACAAGAGTAAACAATCTTTTTATACTTGTCAATCTAGGAACGATGACAGTGTAAAAAATTCATATtgttaatacattttaattaaattcagcAGACAATGTCTCGAGGAATTAACTAATCAGTTGAATACATTGCTCCTCCCAAATGAAATTGAACTTGAGAAATTAATCTGATacagtttataatttcattcatATGTCAACAATCTGTTCAAACTTAGtaggtgttaaaattttaaaagcctTCAAGTAGTTTTCTGAATTGAAACGGATATACGCATACACagatacacatacacacaagaTAACCACATTTTATGAAAGTGATATATTTATGCATGTCTCTTATGCTTTTTGTTTACAGGTTGAGAAAATTGTATCCGAGAGGTTTGTTAGTGCAGAGAGCTTGACCAACTTCTGTTAATGCTTTGTGTTCTGattatttgttctttttatctttttttcttttttttgtgaTGGGAGTTTACTCTCTGTTACTCCCATGCCTTCATTCTTTGCAGCCCATTTTGGGGTGCTTGATTATACATGATTGCTTTTGTATAGAAAATCAGAAACTAATACAGGCCAGTACTTCAATAGATATAAGTGCCTTAGACATTTCCAGCTACTTTtcatccctttttttttctctctaaatttGTTCTCCGTTTAAACGAATATCTCTCTCAATCACGAGAACACTGTATGGATTTACCAAGAAAAGTCATGGAAGGACTTTACACACATAACAAGAGACCTATACGGAAAATATAGAACTTGTACAAGTCATAACTCAAGTGTTCTGGATAAACGATATCTTAcagaaaaaacattttccagAATAATTGTCAGAACaagaaatatgaaatgaatGATGTatgtttaaaaaagaaaatctgaATTACTCAGTTTGGACTATTCAGCTCCTTTCAACTTCATTTAATTACTCAAGTAGAAGATCTTCTAGGAAAAGGTAATTTTGTTGCAAGTGAAAGAGTTTTGAATATGGATCATATTTGTAGAAGTAAGGTTTCAAATTCCTTCAAAAGCCTCCAGCATTCAAGTATCTTAGCTTACTGAATACTGGAAGCCTTTGAGGGTACACGAAAAATTCTTCTGTTAACCTCAGTTTTGATACTGGTGAAAGACATTTTAGGTTGGTATTTATAGACAAGAATGCTTGGCTCTTGGTCTCTGAAAGAGGTTAATTAAATCGAATACATTCCAAAGTCAAGTCGAATTCTCTTCATTATTCCCTTTTCCACGTTTCGGCTTTGCTTTTATTTTCCATATATCTTTTTCTGATACCACAGCtaagtttattttttctgtcactgtatatatgtatgtactGAAACAATGAAAATATAGAGCTATCTAtgaatcaatttataaaaataagaattcaattgaatttttttaaaagcaattgagtaaaataataatataaaactcatcaaaaacaatataaggactaaattataaaaCCTACCTATTTGACACTACGATATGAACAAGTCTATATTATAGTATAATAAGATTGTATTTCGTATAGTCCAACTGATAAATcccaaaaccaagaaaaaatatacatgataggttgaaaaattgaaagaactGAGAAAAGTAACGAGTTTGGAGGAATATAACATGTGCAGTTAGCTTCTGACAGATAACTTATTCTGCATGGGAAGAGTCACAACCAAAGCAATATCCTATCTGTTTCTGGATACTGTTACtgcatatatgtatatacatacatatatatatatatatatatatatatatatatatatatatcagaatGTCAACGCACTTTTGTTTTCCGTCTCTGCCTTTGATAATTGAAGTTCATGGCCATGCATGGTTAGATAGACACGGAATGTCTGCACAATCTGTGTCAACTCAATACAGAATCTTAGTAGTTTTTTTCATGGTAACCGagattttccttttatttgtcAAAAGCAAAAACAGGCAAGTTTCATTAGGAACAGATTCTAACCATTATTTGTGATCAATAAAGTAACCTTATCTAAAATACGGTGCATCAAACTCTGAGGAAAGAAGAAACATGTGCACGTTAGTTGTCTGATTATAAAtagatgtttgttgtttttgttttatcatgAGTGGTCTGTCTGTGAAGGATTTCAAAGGAGAAAGCATTCAGTAACCCTCAAAGGCTTCCCGCTACTTCATGTTAATTACCTTCAAAATCAATCATTGATTATGAATAATTAAGGAGAAGCGGAAGTTGTTTGGGGGTGCACCGAAAGCTTTAAACCTCTCTTCTCATTGCTTTCTTTTTTATACTCAGCTTATTCATTTTCATCCTCAACCAGGAGAGAATAATGTAATTCTCTCTACATTTAATATTATAgcttaattatgtatttaatttatattcctacatttaattgtgtttttattaCTGCTGTCAAAATAGATTGGAATCTTGTAAACCAACTTAATCTAGTACAGGTTTAGACTAAgttggattgaaaaaaaaaaatgaaatttgcaTATGAGTCAATTTTAAGTCTGACTACTAAAAACTCGAATTCACTCGGATTGAATCTGTGGCGAGTCGGATTGGATTGTCAatctatttaattttgatttttttgcttacttttaaattatatttaaagtttaaaatgattttggattgtatttaaattgtattatatatatatatatatatatatatatatatatatatatatatattattttgaatagtcttttgaaatttaaaattattttagatttgaattaaagaaattttgttatttatttaattgaaataaaaacttgtaaataagtgaGTTAGCAAGTTTAATCTACAAGTATGTGGTGAATTAGatcagatttaaatttttttgactcaCTAATAAATCAATCGAATTGAGTTAATTCACTGAATAACTTATTCATAATAAATCGGATTAGGTTGGATCAAATAACCCATTTTAACcacactaatttttattttagtatgaaatatgttattttagttttcatacttttaattacttaaatcaAATCTTTATAATTCACAACAAAGTTCACCACCACtctatattattttacataagTTATTTAATGATTGGTATATGAATTGGTACTGATTTGCAATATTATACAAGACCGAAAAACTATCATTCCATATcagtgattttaattttttattttaatgtaataaattattcagttattacaataataattgaGAACTTATAGTGTATTACGCATatgtttcattttataaatgaCCATATCAAAGTTTAAGGTTATATTATAAGGGTTTGTTTTTAtcaatatcataaattttataagtATATAAGTATTTTCATAATTACATATGTAACTAGTAAAAAAGAGTGAAAACCAATGCAAACTGAGATTAATTTGCTATAagctatttttcaattttactgaACAGAAAGAAATACACGGTTTAAAAGAACAGAGCAGttgaaaatgtattaaaaattctTATGTGAATAAGTTTACAATTTTCTTTctgaaactaaaattaaatttaacttcattttcatAAGAGGAAATACGTCATAAAAAGAAGGACAACAAATTTTACaacttaaaaatgtttaaaatatatgtataacaaattaccattttttttatttaaggatatataatatatattttttatatatgttttgtaaaaatacaattatatatatatatatatatatatatatatataaattatgtgaaatcttttattttctaggtAGTCAAATCTGAAACTGACAGCtcatttcaaaagataaaaatagacTTTCAATGTCAATTACTATTTTGTTGAAAAGATTGAATGTGTTAAAACGaagttttcaatattaattactaaaaatcAACATTTagttactattttaaaaaaaattaaaatttttaattgtcttatttaatttaaagacTATGTTGAAATATTAAACCAATATCAAATagatttttatgtgtttttgtttataacaaaatgtatataaaatcaAGTACAAGggtatgtttgtgtgtgtcattaaattttaaattttatagaaaataggaaaaagagTTGAACATGAGTTTTTAATACctcaaactttttttcttcaaggTATAAGTAAAAATACACCATTATTTAcaacatttatgttttaagcTCTTTTGAAGTCTTGTTTTGTTACAGATAAAGAGAATTTGGAAAATCTCACTTTGATTGTTCATATgcaatacaaaataaagaaatacatatattaacGAGAAGAAAGATTAAGAACATTAGAATtgataaaatgttataaatgtgTCTCATTAATGTTAGGAAAacatatagaaaaaaagagagtataaaTTTAGATTTGAAGTTACCGACCTAGTTaactataattttcttaaagacCTTATAAAAACTTAGGGAGTATAATATTGTACAATTTAATTATAGCTCAATcactttatattaaataatttttgcttttataaaatgtatttattttttataccttAACGActaaacaatatattattattgatatatattcTCTTGTATGCCACTAcgaaaactaaaattgaaataatacttCTAAAATcatatcttgaaattttattattcattttaagtgtaattaaaataaattttaaatatatcgtgaaaagaaataataatctggttaactttttatatttcagtagaaaaattattacatgaataataatattttatttcaattattaaagtAACCATTTCAATTTAATAGTATATCTTTTCactattagtttaaaaatattgcagaaaatagattataaaaagataataattattaatttttggttAAATAGATTCGCTGGTTCCTATAtttgttggttttcttcaagtaggtccccgttttttaaaaatgatcaatttagtccttaaatttgaaaaattagacCAATCAAATTCATTCCGTTAATTTCCCTTAACGGCGTTAAAATTCATCTTTGCTGGCAAAACgaagtgtattttttaaataggtgGCAGACAATGACTTTTAAGACGTGGATTCTGAGACGTGGACTTTAAGAACATCTTCTTCTTATTTACCTCCGCAAACAGCCATTCTTTGGCTTCATCCATCTGTTATACAACGTTAAGAAAATCCTTCAACAACATTCAACATCGGCATTCTCCATTCAACAACATCTGCATTCTCATCTTTTGAACCATCTACGTCCTCCATTAACATTTGAGAGCCACCGTAACAATTCACACTCTAGCCTTTGCTTCCATCAAGAGTCACCTTCATCATCCATTCCATTCCTGAAGGAGGCGTACTCAATATAtcggaaaagaaagaaacaaaagagaggCCGGCCAAGAGAAGAGCCTACTTTCTTACCCATCATCACCATCTCCTTTGCTGTTAAGCTAGATACTTATCAggaaaacacaacaaaaaaatataaccagtatcttcatcttcatttgaACCTCCATCCCAGCTCAAGCATAACACTACCATCCTCAACCTGCACTGCACAAGGCAACAGAAATAAAAACTAATCACCAAGAACAAAGACCAATTTCTAGCACCCAACACACACTCCAATGTTTCCAATCCCAGTAAACAAAACATCAATTGATAGATGAATTAACcaataaagcaaaaaaaaatcattttcgtCCNCGACATCGGCGNTGGTGCTGNTGGAGGCGCTGGCGTTTAagggaaaggaaagaaaacccTCGAACGGAGAGGGAGGAGAACAGCGCTGGGGAACCCTCGAACGGAGAGGGAGGAGAACGACGCTAGGGGCGCCGGTGAGGAAGCATCTCCGTCGCAACTCGCGACGACCTTCTTAGGTGGAGGCAGCGGTGGCAAGAACTCTAGGTGGAAGGTGTGCGTTCTCCTCTCACACGCGAAAAGGGGCGAGATCTCGGTGGATGGCGGTGGTGCACGCGGCTGGCTAAGGCTGCAGTGGCGACCGAAGAGGGAGGAAAGAAAACCCTCAAACAGAGAGGGAGGAAAGCGCAGGCGGTGAGAGTGGTTGCTTCTGGGTGTTTCGCTTGGAGGAAGAAAGGCTAAGTCTCATTCTCAATTTGggagattaatttaaaaatcataaaaacaatttaaatccaCGTCTAATGAGTCATTATGTGCTACCTGTATAAAAAATGACACATCCTCTTATCAGTAAAGACATTTTTAACATCATTCAAGAAAATTAACGGAATAAACTTGATTgatctaatttttcaaatttaaggaccaaattgatcatttttaaaaaacggggacCTATTTGAAGAAAACCAGCAAAAATAGGGATCACTGAATCTAtttaaccttaatttttttagtgaaataCAAAGGGAATTACGTGACTTAGTTATGTGTTAAAAGCGTGGTATTGAGTTTAAactcaccttaaacacttgtttaaaacttcaaatcaattttttgaGTATTACTTCAACATGTAAATGCCATATTTAACAGTATGGAGAAATGATTTGAGAAATTGAAACCCCAAAACCAACATATTGttcattaatttataacataaaataaggATTAAGCCTGATATTTACATAGAATAAAAAGTATCCAAAAATGAACTGCATAAGTTTTTTTAGTTTACATGCAAGTTTTCACACATGCCAAGAAGtattaataatgtatattatttgattaaaatttaatattattttggaaaagaaaaattgagataacttttttataatatattgatatataattttagtatactcaataattttattataaatcgaagtttaagataatttaaataatgttttttttcgTTGACatcttttaaacataaaattttaagaatttttgtattttaaaatacactatacttcaaaaatatataatgattgaccttttacatttgatttttttctcttcatcagCAGTACTATTTCCTCTCAGCTGCAAGCACCCATTCTCTTCCCACCTTGTAACTTATTCTGATGTTATGCTCAAATTAAGATGACAGTGTCAGCCATCACAGTTATTTGTAAGAACTGAAAgatatacaaacatatatatatatatatatatatatatatatatatatatttttagagagAGAGTATGCCCTCAAAATATGACAGTTAAAGAAGCTGGGAGTTTGACTATATAAAGACTGAGACTGTCAGAGGAAGAAAAAGCAGATAGAGAGTGCCTCAAATAGAAATTTTGACATTGCTCTATGTAAGGTAATAGATTATAGAAGGAAAAATCTTACCAAAAAGAATAgcaggaagaaagaaagaaaaggtggTATGATTATGTTTGAATATGCATTATGGCAGCTGCAACAGAAGGAAAGGCTTGAGCAGGCCTCAAAGCTCCACTCCTCCGTATTTCATGATATCCATTGAACAGAAATACAGAGTAGTGGAAGCCTTCGAGGGGTGCTAAAGACTTTCTCCCATCAAAATACTGAATTATTAAGCACAAACcacccatatatatatacacacatgaATATTAGGTGAC
Coding sequences within:
- the LOC106758806 gene encoding uncharacterized protein LOC106758806 — its product is MPNWELRNCCDHDQKVFIGCVAGFTVLILVLWRTILLTPFKLITVFLHEASHAIACWLTCGKVEGIQVHANEGGVTQTRGGIYWVILPAGYLGSSFWGMALILASTNLLTAKIAAGCFIAALIVVLFLAKNWTLRGLCIGFIVFIAVIWVLQEKTTVHVLRYVILFIGVMNSLFSVYDIYDDLISRRVNSSDAEKFAEVCPCPCNGFGWGVIWGMISFAFLCGSLYLGLVILS